A window from Heteronotia binoei isolate CCM8104 ecotype False Entrance Well chromosome 15, APGP_CSIRO_Hbin_v1, whole genome shotgun sequence encodes these proteins:
- the LOC132583537 gene encoding LOW QUALITY PROTEIN: olfactory receptor 2AP1-like (The sequence of the model RefSeq protein was modified relative to this genomic sequence to represent the inferred CDS: inserted 1 base in 1 codon), with translation MITEFVLLGFGDIYGFQILLFLAFLVIYIVTVMGNILIFGLVVFDKYLYTPMYFFLGDFSFLEACYSSNLFPRMLLALLTGNRIISFSSCLTQWYIISSLEATECCLLCVMSYDRYLAICKPLHYTTTMTIQTCIQLATVSWINVFFFFFILLILMLQLTFCGPSEMDHYFCDYFPLLKVSCSDTSLMKMLSIVVVAIFTLPPFXLTLTSYVYIIAAILKIPSSTGRKKAFSTCSSHLVVVSIFYGSLMTAYMVPPEQELKRNKRKFLSLLYTVLPPLFNSFIYILRNKEMNNAMRNIVGHFCHTNNVR, from the exons ATGATTACAGAATTTGTCCTCTTGGGATTTGGGGACATTTATGGGTTTCAGATTCTTCTCTTCCTGGCATTTCTAGTCATTTATATTGTGACTGTAATGGGAAATATTCTCATCTTTGGGCTTGTTGTGTTTGATAAATACCTGTATACTCCCATGTACTTCTTCCTGGGGGATTTCTCCTTCTTGGAGGCTTGCTACTCCTCTAATCTATTTCCAAGGATGCTTTTGGCTCTCTTAACTGGGAATAGAATAATTTCCTTTAGTAGCTGCCTCACCCAGTGGTATATCATTAGTTCCTTGGAAGCTACAGAatgctgtttgctgtgtgtgATGTCTTATGACAGGTATCTAGCAATCTGTAAACCACTCCATTATACAACAACCATGACGATCCAGACCTGTATCCAATTAGCAACTGTATCTTGGAttaatgtttttttctttttctttatattACTCATCCTGATGTTGCAGTTAACGTTTTGTGGCCCCAGTGAAATGGATCATTATTTTTGTGACTATTTCCCACTCCTAAAAGTATCCTGTAGTGATACCAGTTTGATGAAAATGTTGAGCATTGTTGTTGTGGCCATTTTTACACTGCCTCCTT TTCTAACCTTGACATCCTATGTATATATCATAGCAGCCATCTTGAAAATCCCCTCCTCCACAGGGAGGAAGAAGGCCTTTTCCACTTGCTCTTCTCACTTGGTTGTGGTTTCTATTTTCTATGGGTCACTAATGACTGCATATATGGTACCACCAGAGCAAGAATTAAAGAGAAACAAGAGGAAGTTTTTATCTCTCCTATACACAGTGCTGCCCCCTTTGTTCAATTCTTTCATATACATCCTGAGAAACAAAGAGATGAACAATGCAATGAGAAATATTGTTGGTCATTTCTGCCATACAAATAATGTTAGATGA
- the LOC132583539 gene encoding olfactory receptor 6C3-like — protein sequence MLGNETRITEFILLGFGEFYDIQLPLFLIFLVIYIVTLTGNILIFVLVLFDQHLHTPMYFFLGNLSFLDTCYSTTIFPRMLSALVTGNPEISFSNCLTQWYLCDSLIATECCLLCMMSYDRYLAVCKPLHYETVMKTHTCIQLAMVSWINGFLAFLIVLLFLLQLPFCGPNEIDHYFCDYYSLLSLSCSDTTLMEIMGYVVAVIFTLSPFLLILISYMYIIVAVLKIPSVCGRQKAVFTCSSHLIVVSIFYGSLMMVYMLPKTEGKRGVQKFSSLLYVALPPLANPFIYSLRNKEVKEALRNMIGKIMP from the coding sequence ATGTTGGGAAATGAGACAAGGATAACTGAATTCATCCTGCTGGGATTTGGAGAATTCTATGACATACAGCTACCTCTTTTCCTGATATTTCTAGTGATTTACATTGTGACTTTAACTGGAAACATTCTCATATTTGTGCTTGTTCTTTTTGATCAGCACCTTCATACTCCCATGTACTTCTTCTTGGGAAACCTCTCCTTCCTGGATACCTGTTATAGCACCACTATATTTCCGAGGATGCTTTCAGCTCTCGTGACTGGAAACCCAGAGATTTCTTTCAGCAACTGCCTCACTCAGTGGTacctctgtgattctttgatagCAACAGAATGCTGTTTACTCTGCATGATGTCTTATGACAGGTATCTGGCTGTATGCAAACCATTACATTATGAAACAGTTATGAAGACTCATACCTGTATCCAGTTAGCAATGGTATCATGGATCAATGGATTTTTGGCTTTTTTGATAGTGCTCCTTTTTCTGCTGCAGTTACCTTTTTGTGGCCCCAATGAAATTGACCATTATTTCTGTGACTATTACTCACTCCTAAGTCTCTCTTGCAGTGACACCACCTTGATGGAAATCATGGGCTATGTTGTGGCTGTcatttttacactttccccttttcttctaaTCTTGATATCGTACATGTATATTATAGTGGCTGTGTTGAAAATTCCTTCTGTGTGTGGGAGACAAAAGGCAGTTTTTACCTGCTCATCTCACTTGATAGTTGTTTCTATTTTTTATGGCTCTTTAATGATGGTATATATGTTGCCAAAGACTGAGGGAAAGAGAGGTGTGCAGAAATTTTCCTCTCTCCTATATGTAGCATTGCCTCCTCTGGCCAACCCATTTATATACAGCCTGAGAAATAAAGAGGTCAAAGAGGCTTTAAGAAATATGATTGGGAAGATCATGCCATAA